One window of Nicotiana tomentosiformis chromosome 11, ASM39032v3, whole genome shotgun sequence genomic DNA carries:
- the LOC138901361 gene encoding uncharacterized protein gives MANVVADALSHGVESLGSLAYLLVTERPMALDVQALAIQFVRLDISELSRVLYYVVSRSSLYDRIRERQYDDPHLIVLKVTVQHDDAKEVTIGEDGTLRMQVRLCVPNVDGLHELILQKAHSSQYSIHQGATKMYQDLRQHYWWRRVKKVIVEYIARCLNC, from the coding sequence atggccaatgtggtggccgatgccttgagtcatggggtagagagtttggggagtttagcatatctactagtaACAGAGAGGCCaatggcattagatgttcaggccttagctatccagtttgtgagattggatatttctgagctgagtcgagtattgtattatgtggtctctcggtcttctctttatgatcgtatcagggagcgtcagtatgatgacccccatctgatTGTCCTTAAGGTCACGGTCCAgcacgatgatgctaaggaggtcactattggggaggatggtacattgaggatgcaggttaggttatgtgtgcccaatgtggacggcttgcatgagttgattctgcAGAAGGCTCACAGCtcacagtactccattcatcagggtgccacgaagatgtatcaggacctgaggcagcattattggtggaggagggtGAAGAAGGTCATAGTAGAGTATAttgctagatgtctaaattgctag